DNA from Nocardioides seonyuensis:
TCCGGCCACGAGGTCTCCATGTGCCAGAAGACGTCCATGACGTCCGGGTCGTCGGCCAGCGTGCCGATGGTGAGCTCCATCCGTGCATTTCACCAGAGGACGGCCCGGAGCTGTCACCCTGTTCGGCGACGCTCAGGGTCCGGTGTGAGTGACTGGCGCAGTAGGGTTCCTCCATGACGGCAGCAAGGGGACGCACCTCCGACCGCGACTTCAGCTCACTCCCGCCGGCGGTGAAGATCGGGGACACCCTCGCCAGCATCGACACCGATCGCGTGCCCGACTCCGACGACGTCCGGAACATCGACCAGCACAGCGCGCTGCGCGAGGACTGAGTCCCCTCGGCTCGGAGGGTGGAGGCAACCCACCGCCCTCCTGGTGCGTCTACACAGTCGTGAGGACTCTCGGGACGGCACCCGTCACACTTCTGCTCATCGCCTTGCTCGGTGCCTGCGGCACCGACGAAGACTCCGCCACCGCGCCCGGTCTCCGGGCCGAGGAGCCCGCCTCCTCCAGCTCGCCCACCACCCCGACCCGACCCGAGAGCACGACGCTCCAGCTCGGAAGTCTGGACGTGGTCGGAAGCTGGGAGACGGGCGAGCTCCTGGGCGAACGCATGCCGGCCGGTACGGCGTACGGCGTCCCGCAGGTCGTCTACGCCGTCGCAGACACTGCCTCGACGCAGGGGGACGCCTTGGTCGCCCTTGGCCTTCAACAGGGGGACCGGCTGTTCCGGACTCTTCCCGCGCTCACGCCCGAGAAGGAGGAGGCAGCCGACGGGATCGACCTGTATGGCGGCAACCTGGCCGACGGCAACTACGAGCTGGTCGGGGCGGTCCCCGGCACCGTGACCGTCTCGATCGAAGGTCCCGACGGCCGCTCGACCGAGGCGACGTCCCAGAGTGGCGCCGTGCTCCCGGGCTGGACCGTCTTCCACCACCGCGGAACATGGCGCCCTGGCTGGGACCAGGTCCAGCTCGCTCCCGTCGCGGTCACCACGGACACGGGTGCGCGGGTCGAGGTGCGCGAGCGCAGCTGGAGCGGCTGACCCCCTACCCCACCGCTCGCGCCGAACTCGGCGACATGCTGCCCTCACCTGCGCGTCAGGACTCCTGACGCTTCTCCACCTCGGGCAGGGTCCGACCCACGACGACGCCGAGCAGCCCGAGCAGGGCGAGGAAGACCAGCGCGAATCCTGGGCCGAGCATCGCGAGCGCACCCGACACCGCGCCCGCCACGAGCAGGAGGACGCCCATCGCGGTGTTGGCCACGGCGACGTACTCCGTGCGCCGGTCCCCTTCGGCCATGTCGACGACGTAGGTCTTGCGGGCCACCCGCACGGCCGTGTGGGTCAGCATGAGCAGGAGATAGGTGAGCGGGTGGAGCAGCGACCACTCCTCCACACCGGGTGACCGGGCGAGGGCGAGGTAGGCGAGCAGGATCACCGACGCCAGCCCCGAGCCCCAGATCATCAGCCGACGGGAGGACCGGTCGGCCAGCCCTCCGAACCACCGGCCGCCGACGAGGCCGGCGATCCCCTGGGCGATCACGAACGGTCCGAGCCCGCTGAGGCCCACCCCGCCCTCGGCTGCCGCGATCGACACGACGAACGGCGGGCTGAGGGCCGAGACCAGGAGCAGCGTCCGCACCACGACGAACCGCCGGAAGGTCGCGTCGTTCCTGAGCAGCGACCACGAGGAGGCGACCCAGCCCGAGGACGAGGAACCGGGCGCGGACTCCGGCACCGGCTCGCGCACGCCGGCGAAGACCAGCGCCGCGACGACCCACAGCACCGCCGCACCCACCAGCAGCGCCGCCAGCAGCCCGACGCGCACCGAGGAGCCGCCGAAGACCTGGACCGCGACGCCGAGCGTGATGGCCGCCCCTCCGGCCGCCACGACCTCGAGCCCGTTGATGCGCCCCCGCCGCCCCTTCTCGATCGTGCGGCCGAGCACGTCCTTGCCGGCGAGCGAGCAGAGCGCGCGCGAGGTGGCGAAGGCCGCCAGCGCCAGCACGATCCCGACACCGGCCACCACCCCCGTGGTGAGCCACGCCAGCAGCGCCATCGCCGCGACCGACGAGGCCTGGCCGAGCGCACCGGCGACCCAGATCCACTTGCGCGCGCGATGACGTCGTACCCACGGTGTCATCGCCGCCTGCGGCAGCATCGAGCCCGACTCGCGGATCGGCACGAGCAGGCCCAGCAGGAACCCGGGCGCGCCGAGGCCGGTCAGCAGCCAGGGCAGCACGCTCTTGGCGTTGACCACCTGGTCGCCGGTGCCCTGCAGCGCGTTGGCCACGACCTGCCGCAGGCCGTTGCTGCGCTCGTGGGCCGGGCCGGCCTCCTCGTGCTGGACAGCCGACTCGTTCACAGGCGCTCCGCGAGTCGTCGCGCCGCGATCTGGAGGATGTCCCAGGCCGTCGAGAACGGCGGTGCATAGGCCAGGTCCATCCAGGCGAGGTCGTCGACGGTCCCCTCGCTCCACAGCACCGCGGCCGCGGTGTCGACCCGCTTGCCGGCACCGTGCCCGCCCACGACCTGCACCCCGAGCAGCCTTCGCGTCGAACGGCACGCCAGGACCCACACCGAGATCGGCTCGGCCTCGGGCATGTAGCCGCTCGCGGTCGTCCCCTCGGTCACCAGCGCGACTGCGTCGTAGCCGGCGTGCTGCGCCTCCTCGAGGCCGAGTCCGGTGCGCGCGATCTCGAGGTACTCCCCGCACGCCGCGAACCGCGTGATGGAGGTGTCGACCACCCCGGGGAACGCCAGGGAGCCGCCGGCGAGGTTGTCGCCCAGCACACGCCCCAGCTTGTTGGCGTGGGTGCCGAGGGGGCGGAACACCGTGCGATCGTCGATGCGCCGTCGCACCTCGCAGCAGTCGCCCGCCGCCCAGATGCCCGGCGCCACCCGGCCGTGCTCGTCGGGGAGCAACGCCCCGTTGTCGCCCATCGGCAGGCCCGAGTCGCGGAGGAACCCCGTCGCGGGCCGCACCCCGATCGCGAGCACCACGAGGTCGGCGTCCCGGCCACCACCCTCCCAGCGGACGCCGGTGGCCCTGTGCCCGCCGCTCTCGCCCGTCGCGGTCTCCAGCCCCGTCACCTCGACACCCAGCACGACCTCGGCACCGGCGTCGCACATCGCGATGGCGACCTTCTCCGACATCTCCTCCTCGAGCAGGGCGAGCCCGCGTCCGCGTGTGACCACGGTGACGCCCAGGCCTCGCCGCAGGGCCGCCTCGGCCACCTCCACGCCGACGTACCCAGCACCCACCACGACGACGTGCGCACCCTCGCCTGCTGCCTCGAAGCGGCTCTCCCAGGCGGCCCCGTCGTCGAGGGTCTTCACCGGCCCGACGTTGACGTACGGCGTCCCGTCCGGCCGCAGCGCCCAGGCGGGCACGATGGCGGGCGCACCGGTGGCGACGACCAGCTCGTCGTACTCGAGGGTCTCCTCGTCGACGTCCTGCCCGCCGCGGACAGTGACCGTGCGCGAGGTGACGTCGACCGCGACCGCCTCGGTCCCGAGCCGCATCTCGATCCCCGCCTCGCGGTGCTGCTCGACGGTGCGTGCCACGAGCTCATCACCGGACTCGACGTCACCGGCCATCCAGTAGGGGATCCCGCACGCGGAGTACGACGTGTGGGCGCCCTTGTCCACCACGGTGACCTGCAGCGACCGACCGTGGCTCCCTGCGGTGCGCAGTGCCTGGTGGGCGGCCGACATGCCGGCAGCATCGGCACCGATCACGAGGACCCGGGTGGCGTCGCTGCTCATTCCTCGGTCTGCTTCGCCCACAGGTTGATGCCGGAGTCGACGGCGTACCGGTCGATCTCGGCCAGCTCCTCGTCGCTGAGCGGAGGCGCGTCCAGGGCATCGAGGTTGACGTCCAGCTGCTCGACGCTGGAGGCACCGATCACCGCACTCGTCACACGGCGGTCACGCAGCACCCACTGGAGGGCGAGCTGCGCGAGCTTCTGCCCACGCCTGCCGGCGATCTCGTTGAGCGCGCGCACCCGCTCGAGGACGCCGTCCTCGAGCCCCGCGAGGGTGGAGTCCTCGCGTGCCGCACGGGAGTCGGCGGGGACGCCGTCGAGGTAGCGGTCGGTCAGCAGGCCCTGCGCCAGCGCGGTGAAGACGATGCAGCCCATGCCCTGTGCCTCGAGCTCGTCGAGCAGGCTGCTCCCGTGCTGCTGGGGTGTCTCGATCCAGCGGTTGAGCATCGAGTACGAGGGCTGGTGGATGAGCAACGGCGTGCCCAGGTCACGGGCGATGGTCGCCGCCTCCTGGGTCTTGGCCGCCGAGTAGGAGGAGATGCCGGCGTAGAGCGCTCGGCCGGACCGGACCGCCGTGTCCAGGGCCATCATGGTCTCCTCGACAGGCGTGTCCGGGTCGAACCGGTGGCTGTAGAAGATGTCGACGTAGTCGAGCCCGAGCCGTGCCAGCGACTGGTCGAGCGACGCCAGGACGTACTTGCGCGACCC
Protein-coding regions in this window:
- a CDS encoding MFS transporter, translated to MNESAVQHEEAGPAHERSNGLRQVVANALQGTGDQVVNAKSVLPWLLTGLGAPGFLLGLLVPIRESGSMLPQAAMTPWVRRHRARKWIWVAGALGQASSVAAMALLAWLTTGVVAGVGIVLALAAFATSRALCSLAGKDVLGRTIEKGRRGRINGLEVVAAGGAAITLGVAVQVFGGSSVRVGLLAALLVGAAVLWVVAALVFAGVREPVPESAPGSSSSGWVASSWSLLRNDATFRRFVVVRTLLLVSALSPPFVVSIAAAEGGVGLSGLGPFVIAQGIAGLVGGRWFGGLADRSSRRLMIWGSGLASVILLAYLALARSPGVEEWSLLHPLTYLLLMLTHTAVRVARKTYVVDMAEGDRRTEYVAVANTAMGVLLLVAGAVSGALAMLGPGFALVFLALLGLLGVVVGRTLPEVEKRQES
- a CDS encoding FAD-dependent oxidoreductase, whose protein sequence is MSSDATRVLVIGADAAGMSAAHQALRTAGSHGRSLQVTVVDKGAHTSYSACGIPYWMAGDVESGDELVARTVEQHREAGIEMRLGTEAVAVDVTSRTVTVRGGQDVDEETLEYDELVVATGAPAIVPAWALRPDGTPYVNVGPVKTLDDGAAWESRFEAAGEGAHVVVVGAGYVGVEVAEAALRRGLGVTVVTRGRGLALLEEEMSEKVAIAMCDAGAEVVLGVEVTGLETATGESGGHRATGVRWEGGGRDADLVVLAIGVRPATGFLRDSGLPMGDNGALLPDEHGRVAPGIWAAGDCCEVRRRIDDRTVFRPLGTHANKLGRVLGDNLAGGSLAFPGVVDTSITRFAACGEYLEIARTGLGLEEAQHAGYDAVALVTEGTTASGYMPEAEPISVWVLACRSTRRLLGVQVVGGHGAGKRVDTAAAVLWSEGTVDDLAWMDLAYAPPFSTAWDILQIAARRLAERL
- the mgrA gene encoding L-glyceraldehyde 3-phosphate reductase, whose translation is MGYEAAPDRYDDDGAGMDYRSCGRSGLKLPALSLGLWQNFGTDRPEETQRAILRRAFDRGVTHFDLANNYGPPYGRAEENFGRYLTDDFKPYRDELVISTKAGWDMWPGPYGQGGGSRKYVLASLDQSLARLGLDYVDIFYSHRFDPDTPVEETMMALDTAVRSGRALYAGISSYSAAKTQEAATIARDLGTPLLIHQPSYSMLNRWIETPQQHGSSLLDELEAQGMGCIVFTALAQGLLTDRYLDGVPADSRAAREDSTLAGLEDGVLERVRALNEIAGRRGQKLAQLALQWVLRDRRVTSAVIGASSVEQLDVNLDALDAPPLSDEELAEIDRYAVDSGINLWAKQTEE